One genomic window of Penaeus chinensis breed Huanghai No. 1 chromosome 35, ASM1920278v2, whole genome shotgun sequence includes the following:
- the LOC125044417 gene encoding serine proteinase stubble-like, with product MKFKGLESLLLTVALAISVRADEWSWGSDASQERQATPADPVTTTDVQVEAESRDLSGDAAEGVHEERQGRFLGLGKKLCVLGIGPGCDKKTYPLAVESHYGRPSVPQVTSSYATINHQAAHAQSTVTNGISAPIKGSYPAPKPFFAPPKPLNPSYSAPKPSYGAPTPDYAAPKPAYAAPVPSYTAPKPAYVAPVPSYAAPKPAYVAPVPSYAAPKPAYVDPVPSYAAPKPTYVDPVPTYAAPKPNPTYAVPVPTYSAPKPTYAAPKPTYAAPVPTYTAPKPAYTSHNHAHLTPTSVVQHIHAHTHLHQLPSSTAHGASPSLAPLPPHSAIPTTAVHASQGALLPHLHLPQPTIEANSPAHREHCVCVPTASCYAHDVVSHPLSDFSDLIDARSRHTDILSNATHDLVSTSVSEDELVTISPDEDDVTMTLPLENDYTYTDDASDVNSTRVRRDLHTSSHHHDANVTDVPQERHSFGYFPSSSSCGVDQVCCRNPIAPQSRHVATCGHSQAQGVLGRVKNPSFVEGDTEFGEHPWQAAILRQDNGEVKYVCGATLIDDRHLLTAAHCVSKLQLTELTVRLGEWDVRADTEFFSHIDLRPATLLVHPQYYAGNLVNDIAILTLEHHIDFSANPHISPVCLPDAHSTFVGQRCQSTGWGKDAFGGDGKFQSILKEVELPVLSHHQCQTALKHTRLGATFSLHQGNLCAGGEAGRDTCKGDGGGPLVCRGNDGAFRLAGLVSWGVGCGQVGVPGVYVNVAHYLDWIESAVRSL from the exons ATGAAGTTCAAAG GTTTGGAAAGTTTATTGCTGACGGTGGCGTTGGCCATCAGCGTCCGGGCTGATGAATGGTCGTGGGGTTCGGACGCCTCACAGGAGCGGCAGGCGACCCCCGCCGACCCCGTGACCACAACGGACGTCCAGGTGGAAGCGGAGTCACGTGATCTATCGGGGGATGCGGCCGAGGGCGTCCACGAAGAACGACAAGGCCGCTTCTTGGGCCTCGGGAAGAAGCTGTGTGTCCTCGGCATCGGTCCTGGC tgcGACAAGAAGACTTACCCTCTGGCGGTAGAGTCTCACTATGGGCGTCCCTCCGTCCCCCAAGTCACGTCCAGCTATGCCACCATCAACCATCAGGCCGCCCATGCCCAATCCACCGTCACTAACGGCATCTCCGCCCCAATCAAGGGCTCATACCCTGCCCCTAAGCCTTTCTTCGCTCCCCCGAAGCCCCTGAACCCATCTTACTCAGCTCCCAAGCCCTCCTATGGTGCCCCAACCCCTGACTATGCTGCCCCCAAACCAGCCTACGCGGCCCCAGTACCATCCTATACTGCCCCCAAACCAGCCTACGTGGCCCCAGTACCATCCTATGCTGCCCCAAAACCAGCCTACGTGGCCCCAGTACCATCCTATGCTGCTCCCAAGCCAGCATATGTTGACCCTGTGCCCTCCTATGCTGCCCCCAAACCAACATATGTTGACCCAGTTCCAACCTATGCCGCCCCTAAGCCAAATCCGACTTATGCTGTCCCTGTGCCAACCTACTCTGCCCCTAAGCCCACCTATGCTGCCCCTAAGCCAACATATGCTGCCCCTGTGCCCACTTATACAGCCCCTAAGCCAGCATACACCTCTCACAACCACGCTCACCTCACGCCCACATCGGTGGTGCAGCAcatccacgcccacacccacctcCATCAGCTGCCCTCCTCCACCGCCCAcggtgcctctccctccctcgcgcccCTCCCGCCCCACTCTGCCATCCCCACAACCGCCGTCCATGCGTCCCAAGgcgccctcctccctcacctccaccttccacaACCCACCATCGAGGCCAACTCTCCCGCCCACCGTGAACACTGCGTCTGCGTCCCCACCGCCTCCTGCTATGCCCACGATGTCGTGTCCCACCCACTCTCAGACTTCAGTGACCTCATCGACGCCCGTTCTCGCCACACCGACATCCTCTCCAACGCCACCCACGACCTTGTCTCCACCTCTGTCTCCGAGGACGAACTCGTCACCATCTCTCCAGACGAGGACGACGTAACTATGACTCTCCCACTTGAAAACGACTACACCTACACTGACGATGCCTCCGACGTTAACTCCACCCGCGTCAGGAGGGATCTGCACACGTCTTCTCACCATCACGACGCCAACGTCACCGACGTCCCTCAGGAG CGTCACAGCTTCGGCTACTTCCCAAGCAGCAGCAGCTGCGGGGTCGACCAGGTGTGCTGTCGCAACCCCATCGCACCTCAGTCCCGCCATGTGGCCACATGCGGACACAGCCAAGCGCAAGGTGTCCTCGGCCGCGTCAAGAATCCTTCGTTCGTGGAGGGCGACACAGAGTTCGGGGAACACCCGTGGCAGGCGGCCATCCTCAGGCAGGACAACGGCGAGGTCAAGTACGTGTGCGGCGCCACGCTCATCGACGACCGCCACCTGCTCACCGCCGCCCACTGCGTCAGTAAACTGCAGCTGACGGAATTGACAGTTCGTCTGGGTGAGTGGGACGTCCGCGCAGACACCGAGTTCTTCAGCCACATCGACCTCAGGCCCGCCACTCTCCTCGTCCACCCGCAGTATTACGCCGGAAACCTGGTCAACGACATCGCCATCCTCACCCTCGAGCACCACATCGACTTCTCGGCCAA ccCCCACATCTCGCCCGTGTGTCTCCCAGACGCCCACAGCACCTTCGTGGGACAACGGTGTCAGTCCACCGGTTGGGGTAAGGACGCCTTTGGAGGCGACGGCAAGTTCCAGAGCATCCTGAAAGAGGTGGAGCTTCCAGTCCTGTCCCACCACCAGTGCCAGACGGCCCTCAAACACACGCGTTTGGGAGCCACCTTTAGTCTCCACCAAGGAAATCTTTGCGCAGGAGGCGAGGCAGGTCGCGACACTTGCAAG GGCGACGGCGGAGGACCCCTGGTGTGCCGCGGCAACGACGGCGCCTTCCGCTTGGCCGGTCTGGTGTCATGGGGCGTCGGGTGCGGGCAGGTGGGCGTCCCGGGCGTGTACGTGAACGTGGCTCATTACCTGGACTGGATCGAGTCCGCTGTCCGCTCCTTATAG